Proteins encoded together in one bacterium window:
- a CDS encoding N-acetylmuramoyl-L-alanine amidase, with amino-acid sequence MKARYNETPVQSPDYLPAFQTIFRSLLPVKDRIFDHFWANIKTSCYRIIVSVIIASFITCLGAFRADSANLSSVSVVPVDRIPYVSMVELAEAFRLKIDYNPLINSLTVKRGAKTLTLQNRSRFAQCNGATVNMMAPSCLVHGALYAPASTVLPLFSTLLNGSIRWDERVRAVITEGMTGSVRSVSFEERTQGTLIRIELAESLACKDTLQSINGQRWLHLRLEDGIFDPDSLTVMQPVGMVRSLRTFPGNGELIVSFLVSDDMENYDVTRGSRPHELLISLRRKRLNTIASLAEKPPEPVASIPVEPNVNGDLWVIDTIVIDPGHGGIDPGAVGPGGTQEKDVVLAIAKELKKIADKQKEVKVILTRDTDVFVPLHERARTALKSGKLFVSIHANATKSKNVSGIEVYFLSDAKTEDAKRVAERENAVIAFEDNPQQYAKMFDNNDISKELKEIQFDMVSNVFLKESQSMCSILLDTTVSSTRQENRGVKQAGFLVMRNTQAVMPSVLFEVGFISNPKEEKMLRLASHQKRIAASIYEAVILFKKGVERDLFTVSRSQ; translated from the coding sequence ATGAAAGCGCGATACAATGAGACTCCCGTACAGTCACCGGATTATCTCCCGGCATTTCAGACTATCTTCCGCTCATTATTACCGGTCAAGGACAGAATTTTTGACCACTTTTGGGCAAATATCAAGACCTCTTGTTACAGGATCATCGTTTCCGTCATTATTGCTTCCTTTATAACCTGTCTCGGAGCGTTTCGGGCTGATTCCGCCAATCTCTCGTCGGTTTCCGTCGTACCGGTCGACAGAATACCGTATGTGTCGATGGTCGAGCTCGCCGAGGCATTCAGGCTCAAAATCGATTATAATCCTCTTATCAACAGCCTCACGGTGAAAAGAGGTGCTAAAACACTGACACTCCAAAACCGTTCACGATTTGCACAGTGTAACGGCGCCACAGTGAACATGATGGCTCCGTCATGTCTGGTTCATGGAGCGTTATATGCTCCGGCTTCGACAGTACTGCCGCTGTTTTCAACGCTTCTCAACGGTTCGATCCGCTGGGATGAAAGAGTGCGGGCGGTTATTACGGAAGGCATGACAGGCTCCGTGCGGTCGGTGTCATTTGAAGAACGAACCCAGGGGACGCTCATCAGAATAGAGCTTGCGGAATCGCTGGCTTGCAAGGATACGCTTCAGTCTATCAACGGTCAGCGGTGGCTTCATCTGCGGTTGGAGGACGGGATATTCGATCCCGATTCACTCACCGTGATGCAGCCTGTCGGCATGGTTCGCTCACTCAGAACCTTTCCCGGTAACGGGGAGCTGATCGTTTCGTTCCTCGTTTCGGACGACATGGAAAATTACGATGTGACCAGAGGTTCCAGGCCACATGAACTTCTCATATCCCTCCGCCGTAAACGGTTGAATACGATCGCGTCGCTGGCCGAAAAACCGCCCGAACCCGTGGCGAGTATTCCGGTTGAACCGAATGTCAACGGTGATCTCTGGGTTATTGACACCATTGTGATCGACCCGGGCCACGGCGGCATAGACCCGGGAGCGGTGGGGCCTGGTGGAACGCAGGAGAAGGACGTTGTGCTCGCCATCGCAAAGGAATTGAAGAAAATCGCCGACAAACAGAAAGAAGTCAAGGTCATTCTCACTCGCGACACCGATGTCTTTGTTCCTCTCCACGAGCGGGCGAGGACTGCTCTCAAAAGCGGCAAGCTTTTTGTCAGCATTCATGCCAATGCAACCAAAAGCAAAAATGTTTCCGGTATCGAAGTGTATTTTCTCTCAGATGCAAAAACCGAGGACGCAAAACGGGTTGCGGAACGTGAGAACGCGGTGATTGCATTCGAGGACAACCCGCAGCAGTACGCAAAAATGTTCGATAACAATGATATATCAAAGGAACTCAAGGAAATCCAGTTCGACATGGTTTCAAACGTATTCCTTAAAGAAAGCCAGAGCATGTGCTCCATCCTCCTCGACACCACCGTGTCCTCAACCCGCCAGGAAAATCGCGGAGTCAAGCAGGCGGGGTTCCTCGTGATGCGTAATACACAGGCAGTCATGCCGAGTGTTCTCTTTGAAGTCGGTTTCATCTCCAATCCAAAAGAGGAAAAAATGCTCAGGCTCGCCAGCCACCAGAAACGAATAGCTGCTTCTATTTACGAGGCTGTCATACTGTTTAAAAAAGGCGTGGAACGAGACCTCTTTACCGTATCGAGGAGCCAGTAG
- the smpB gene encoding SsrA-binding protein SmpB, with product MKIATKNKKAYHDYFILSKYEAGIVLQGTEVKSIRLGHVNLNDSYARVIDNELWLIGLHISPYEQGNIFNHDPLRKRKLLLHSAEIERLRKSIEEKGLTIVPLSLYLNGGRVKVELGLARGKHLYDKREDKASRDARREIDRARKKAAL from the coding sequence ATGAAAATTGCTACCAAAAACAAGAAAGCCTATCACGATTATTTCATTCTCTCGAAGTACGAAGCAGGTATCGTTCTCCAGGGAACTGAAGTCAAGTCGATACGGCTGGGACATGTCAATCTCAATGACAGCTATGCCAGGGTGATCGATAACGAGCTCTGGCTTATCGGCTTACATATAAGCCCCTATGAACAGGGGAATATTTTTAATCATGACCCTCTCCGGAAACGGAAATTGCTTCTGCATTCAGCCGAAATCGAACGGCTTCGTAAAAGCATCGAAGAGAAAGGATTGACAATTGTTCCATTATCATTATATTTAAACGGGGGTCGAGTCAAGGTAGAACTTGGACTGGCGCGGGGAAAGCATCTCTACGATAAACGTGAGGATAAAGCCTCACGCGACGCTCGGCGTGAGATCGACCGTGCCCGTAAAAAGGCGGCCTTATGA